The following proteins come from a genomic window of Nostoc sp. TCL26-01:
- a CDS encoding DUF4278 domain-containing protein yields the protein MKLYYRGASYECNPHSVANREVQQPFQPSARRGTAYNLMYRGVSYHVDPSAPMEDTTQPSVTYKLSFRGINYLVNRNIQGKVSLV from the coding sequence ATGAAACTCTATTATCGCGGTGCTAGCTACGAATGCAATCCTCATAGTGTTGCAAACAGAGAAGTACAACAGCCGTTTCAACCATCTGCCAGAAGAGGAACAGCTTATAATTTAATGTATCGTGGAGTGAGTTATCATGTTGACCCCAGCGCCCCAATGGAAGATACTACTCAACCATCCGTAACCTATAAATTGAGCTTTCGCGGAATTAACTACCTTGTCAATCGAAATATACAAGGTAAAGTTAGTTTAGTTTAA